A single Budorcas taxicolor isolate Tak-1 chromosome Y, Takin1.1, whole genome shotgun sequence DNA region contains:
- the LOC128070970 gene encoding heat shock transcription factor, Y-linked-like: MAHISSEIEDGPPKDESTGSETSIRSYWYDYTPGDSVLRSMSEEYAFQALSEDLVIKRPHYTYSVSETDDVNDFLSLTFPQKLWNIVESDQFESIWWDETGTCRVISEELFRKEVLERKEPFRIFETKSTKSLIRQLNLYGFNKNRQTVQRSASLPVFLEEEN, translated from the coding sequence atggcacatatttcttcagaaattgaAGATGGACCTCCTAAAGATGAATCCACTGGTTCAGAAACCTCCATTAGATCTTATTGGTATGATTATACACCTGGGGACTCAGTTTTGAGATCTATGAGTGAAGAATATGCTTTTCAGGCTTTGTCTGAGGATCTTGTGATCAAAAGGCCACACTACacatattctgtctctgaaacagatgatgtgaatgattttctttcactcacatttccacaaaagctttggaatatagttgaaagtgatcagtttgagtctatttggtgggatgagacaggcacatgtagagtgatcagtgaagaactctttaggaaagaagtcttggaaagaaaggagcctttcagaatatttgaaaccaagagcACGAAAAGTTTAATTCGACAGCTTAATCTTTATGGATTTAATAAAAACCGACAAACCGTTCAAAGATCGGCTTCACTacctgtctttctggaagaagaaaac